A region of the Rickettsiales bacterium Ac37b genome:
TGGTACTACGGCATGGATGTTAAAAGAAATAAAGAAAGAAGCTAAAACTGTTGCAGAGAAAAGTTCTAATAAGGATTCTGCAGGAGTAGAGAGCAATGATAATGATCAAACCGCTACTCAAGATGAGCCTATTTCTGCAATGTTACAATTGGATATCGTAAGTATAGAACTCGGATATGCTTTATTGCCACTTACTTCCTATAAAAATAATCGTCTTACTGACCAAATAAAAGCGTTGCGCAAGCAAATGGCTAAAGATTTAGGTTTTGTTATACCATCTGTACGTATACAGGATAATTTACAGTTAGATAACAATCGTTACAGTATCAAAATCAAAGAGATTGAATGTGCAGGTGGTGAAATTAAGCCTAATATGCTTCTAATTATGGATCCTAAGGGAGAAGAAATTTCAATAGATGGTGAAAATACACGTGAACCAGCATTTGGTTTGCCTGCAAAATGGATAGATGAGTCAAAACAAGAGGAAGCTATCTTTAAAGGATATACTGTTGTAGATCCACCTACGGTTATTACAACTCATTTTACAGAAATTATAAAGGAAAATATAACTGAGCTGCTATCATTTAGCGAAACACAAAAATTAATTGATAGTATAGCTGATTCTCATAAAAAGCTTATTAGTGATACAGTACCTGTACAAATTAGTGTAAGTAGTTTACAAAGAGTGTTACAGTCTCTACTCTCAGAAATGGTCTCTATTAGAGATTTACCTACAATTTTAGAGGCTATAGCAGAAATAGCTAAAGTTGCTAATAATAATATAATTCAAATTACTGAGCATGTACGTACTCGTCTTGCTAGGCAATTAAGTTATGCTCATACTAATAATGAGGGATATATACCAGCTATTACCCTTTCTCCAATGTGGGAACAAGCTTTTATGGAGAGTTTGGTAAGTAATGCAAATTCAGAAAAGCAATTGGCAATGGCTCCGAGTAGATTACAAGAATTTGTTAGTACTGTACGGAAAACATATGAAGAACAAATTATTAAAGGTTCTATACCTATACTACTTGTAAGTAGTCCTATACGTCCTTATGTAAGGTCGGTAGTTGAAAGAATTAAGCCGTCTGTAGTAGTATTATCTCAGAGTGAAATATATCCTAAAACCAATATTAACGTTTTAGCACAAGTATAAAATTCATACTGTAATTATTAAATTTCTTTGACTATATATTTGTTATGAAGTACATCTAAAGTTTTTTGATTTGAATTATGAATTGTTTATTGTGGCCCCAGGAAATATTATAGATGAAGTAAAAATATATGAAAAAGTGTATTACTATTTTACGTTCTATTGTTTTTGATACTTATTGGGTATTGTGGACTTTATTTGTTGCAATTATAGGTCTACCTTTATTAATGTATAAGCCTATTATTGTAGCTCGTATAAATCGTTTATGGGCGATTGGTTCTTTATTTGGTTTAAGGCTAATATATAATTTAAATTTTGAGGTACGTGGATTAGAATACTTACCTAAAAATCAACCTTATATTATTGCTTCAAAGCATCAATCTACATATGAAGTTATTATTTTTCATGCTATCATAAAAGAATATCCTGTGTATGTACTAAAAAGAGAATTGACTAGGATACCTTTGTATGGGTTATACTTATTACGTACTGGTATGATTGTAATCAACCGCTTACGTCGTATGGAAGCTCTTAAGCAGCTTATGGCGCAGGCAAAACAAAGATTATCTGAAAATCGTCCTATTATTATTTTTCCTGAAGGTACCAGGACAAGTGTAGGTACAATAACTAATTATCATTCTGGCATAAGCTTGTTATATGAAAAAAATAATGTGGTTGTGGTTCCAGCAGCTCTCAATACAGGGGTTTTTTGGCCTAAAAATAGTTTTTTAAAAAAATCTGGTACCTGTGTAATTGAATTTTTACCTCCGATTCTGCCAGGTCTAAGTAAGGAAGAATTTATACATATTTTGAAGGAAAGAATTGAAGCTAAATCTAAGGAATTGCTTAATATTTAATGCACATATCGAAAAATATATTACTATAAACTATAATAATTTGTTAAAAAACTTTCTATGATAAGCTTTTTAATTTATTATGGTATAAATAATTTTAAATAATAATAAGTTTAGCATGTATGTATAATTATACTACTAGGTCGTTAAAAATTACTGTTTCTCCTCAGTATCAGGATGAGTTATCTTCACCCTTAGATAACTACTATGTGTGGTCTTATAATATTTTTATTGAAAACTATGGAATAGAGACAGTACAATTATTAAGTAGGTATTGGCGTATTATTGACTCAGATGGTAATATTCAGGAAGTTTCTGGGGATGGAGTAATTGGACAACAACCTTTGATTCATCCTAATGAATATTTTGAATATACAAGCCATGCTACGCTCAAAACTTCTTCAGGTATCATGCTAGGTTGTTATAATATGATTATTCCTAGTACTCAAGAATCTTTTGAGGTTATCATACCTGCCTTTTCTTTAGATAACCCATATGAAAAAATGAGCATAAATTAACTAAGAATTTAATAAATCTTCACATATAGTAAATTGATTTGAATCTGGGACGCGGTTAACTCAAAGCTCTCCTACTATATTTGTAGGCTTCGCTTATCGCTCCTAGTCGCAAATACAACTTAATTTGCTATATATAAAATTTTAATATATAGGAGGTAACGTGCAATTACCTAGATTTATAAAATATTCGGTGATATTTTTTGCTTGCATTATAATTATACTACTAATAATACCATTTTTTATTCCCTTAGATTCTTATAAGCAACTTGCTGTTAATAAGGTTAAAGAGGCTACAGGTAGAGAATTACAGATTAATGGGCCTATTGCACTTTCATTATTGCCCGTTCCAACTATTAAAATCAAAGATGTATCTCTTGCATCAATCGCTGGCGCAGAAAACGACTCTTTGCTCAAAGTAAGCAAAATATCTGCATCTGTTTCAATATTATCCTTATTAAAAGGTAATTTAGATATTTCCTCAATTATTATTAACGATCCAATCCTTAATCTAGAGCGCACAAAAAATGGCGCATCCTCCTGGGAATTTATTAAAACGGAAGCTAATGCTAATAGCAATGTACCTAGTACGCAGTCTAATGAAGGTAGTACTTCCACCAATTTATCTATTGGTTTAATCGAGATTGCTAACGGTCAGTTAAACTATCTTGACTCTACTAGCGCAAATAATGCTCCAATAACAATTTATATTGATAATTTAGCGATTAAAAATTTACATGGACCAGATAATATACGTGCAGAATTACATTCTACTGGTAAAAACTATAGTATATCTGGCAATATACACGAAAAAGAAGGTATTATCGCTATCAAAATGAATTTAGAGGCTTTTAAAGAAAAAGCTACTATTATAGGAGATTTAAAACGTGATAATATGAATTTTATAGGCCAATTTAATTTACAGGGTAATGCTAAGAATTTAGAAGATATTTTACCTAATATTAAAATTATAGGTGCTAGAGATTACACGATTACCAGTAATATTAATGCAAGTCAAAAATTACTTTCCTTGAATGAGATTAGCTTAAAATCAGGTAATATAGTGGCAAATGGTGGTGGTAGCTTTTCTACAGAAAATGGTAAGATTAATCTACAAGTTGAGTTAAATCCAGGTAATATAAACCTAACCCTCACTTCTGGTACTCCTACCTCTAATAATGTGATTAGTGAAAAATTATCTGTGAAGGCTAATGCACTAAAACCTCTACTTGATGAACTTGCTATCGATATTAAAGAGGTTCCAGCTTCCTTATTAAATAAAGCATTTATTTTAATTACAGATTTAGGATACTCAGAGCAAAATTTATCCTTGAATAATATTAGCCTAAACATTGATAAAGCCAATTTAAAAGGTGATTTAGGAATAAAAGATTGGAACAAAAATATGTCGGCTAACTATAATTTACAAATTGATAACCCCGAAATTTTTGCTAATCTTTTTGCAGTTAATTTACCAATTAATCTGGGCGGTGTATCAATAAAAGGATCTTCTACCAAAGAACAGGACTTTATTAATACAAATACTACCTTACTACTTGCTGGATCTTCAAGTAATATACAAGGAAATGTAGGTTTTAAAAAATCTATTATTCCTAATTTAACTATTGAAAGTATAGGTAATAGCTTAGGTAATCTTATTGCTCAATTGACGAAATCATCATCTAATAGTGACTTAGGAAAATATTCGTTATTAGCAAAAATTGATGGAGATGTAGCTCACTCAATAAAAATTGATATCAATAAGTTTGATGTTAATTTAAAAAATAGCCCAATGAATTTGAAGGGCATTGTAAATATAGATTTAGCAAATAATAAACCAAAAATCTCATCAGATATCCAGATTGGTTCTATAAATCTTAGTAATACTTCTAGTTCTGCACCAAGATCTACCTACACTCAAAGCGCTGCAAGCTCTAGTAGTAGCAGTATATCACCATGGTCTAATGAGAAAATAGATTTAGCATCTTTGAAAAAATTTGATGCTGATATAAATTTAAATATTAAACAAATCATAAAAGATAATTTAATATTTGATACCATACAAACTACCCTCTCGTTATCAAATGGTAATCTAGGTATTAAATCTTTACGTGGTAAATTATTTGGCGGGTCTCTAGAAGGAAATGGGCAAATTTCGGCTGATGGACCTGCTAATTTAAAGGTTAATCTACAGCAAGCTAGTTTAAAAAATATTACAGGTCAAAAAGGTACGTTTAAAATTCTTAATGGGATAGTTAATTTAACAGCAGACCTTAAAACTACTGGACATACCCAAAGGCAGTATGTGAATAACTTGAGTGGAAATGTTAATTTAACTGCAAACTCAGGCACAATTTCTGGTTTTGATTTACAAAAAATTCTGAATCTTATCCAAAGTATCAAAAACCCTACTGAAATATTACAAATTTTTGACAAGTCATTTTCAGGTGGAGATACTCAGTTTAATGACCTAACCATATCAGCTGAGATAAAGAACGGTATTGCTCACATCAGTAGCAGTAAGTTAAATGCAGGTAGAATAGAAGCAGCAACATCTGGAAATGTTAATCTGCCAAGCTATACATGTGATATAAACAGTATAATCAATTTAGATAGTAAAAAATCTTATCCTCCTTTTACTGTACATTTTTATGGTAATTTAAATAATGTTCAACATAAAGTGATGTTAAAAGATCTACAACAATATTTAATAAATAATGTCTTAAAAGGCATTATAAAAGGCCAAAATCCTTTAGATATAATTAAAAACCTTGGTAAAAATCAAGAATCAGAACCAGAAGAAGGGGGAAACCAGAGTAATCCTGTTGATGATTTAATAGGAAAGGGCATTAAAGGGTTAATGAAAAAAATACATTAGTGCTCTTTTTAAACAATGTTTGTTTTATTGTAAAAAATGTATAACATTGTTTTTTATAACTTGTGTTTTGTAACAATAAGCTATATAGTAAATTAAGTTATATTTAGAACTAGGCTAAGAATAAAGCGCAGTCTACAAATAGTAGGAGGGCTTTGAGCTAACTGCGTCCTCAAGTTCAAATCAATTTACTATATTATATAAAAAATATGGACAATAGATATTCAACTCCGCAAATTTATTTACATTGGATAGGATTTCTTCTGATTGTTCTAGCTTATAGTTAGTATAGAACTAAGAGTGTTTTTTGAAAAAGGTCTTCCATTCCGAACTTATATGGTAATATCTCATTTTAGTTTTGGCTTTTTAGTATGTATCTTCATGATAGTAAGGCTTTTTCTCTTCATTAAAAATCCTGTTCCTGAAATCATACCAGCTCCTCCAAAATTACAACTATATCTTGGAAGAACTGTACATATATTGCTCTATATGCTCTTTATTGCTTTACCAACCATTGCATTAATTGCAAAATATATAAAAGGAATGGAGTGGTATATTTTGGGTATCTCCATGCCCATTACAAAAATCCCTAATCAAGATTTATCTAAATTACTGATTGGATGGCATAAAACCATTTCAGTATTAGGATATTGGCTTGTTGGCACTCATGCACTTGCTGCGCTAATTCACCATTATATCTTCAAGGATAACACTTTAGTTAGAATGTTATTCTTAAAAAAGCATAAAATTTAATTTTATTTGAAACTATATTGCATTTCGTGATTTTACATCTGTCATTTTATCCTCTCTTTATTTGTTTATTTTATCTTTTATATTTAAACTTAAAGTATCAATAATCGTCTAAATATTTTTGCCAGTTTCTTAGGTTGTGTGAAGTTTTCTAAAGTAGAAATAGGTTGAAGGGGTTGAAAATAAATAGATGAGTTGTAGTGTGATGTTAGGTTCTGTGAAGGTTTCTCAACAACTGTTTTCTTAGCACTTTTTGGCTGCAAAAAAAGCTTTTATTGCTTGAAATATATTAATATTCCTTCGAATAAAAGCTATTTTTTCGCTCAAAAATTTGCTAAAAACCATATTTTTTAGAAAACTTCACAGAACCTAGGAAAAACTCAAACAAACTACCGAGATGAAGTATTATCTAAAAACCAGTGATTGGAAACAAATTTATTATCAATGAATCAAAAGAAAAGATATAAGGTCAAATAATCAAAGGAAACTAAGAAAATTTATAGAGGCCATATGGTATATGGCTAGAAGTGGCTGCCAATGGAGATTATTACCGAAGTATTATGGATCATGGCGTGCTGTACATTTAAGATTCAAGTCATAGTCAAAGCAAAGGATTTGGGAAGATTTATTCAAATCTTTTCAAAAATGTCCTGATTTAGAAGTTGTGATGATAGATTCAACGATAGTAAAATCGCATGCTTATAGTGCTGGTCTAAGTAAAGATAGTAGAGAAAAAGAAGCTTTGGGAAGAAATAAAGGTGGTTTTACCACCAAAATACATACCTTAGTTGATGGGCTTGGAAATCCTCTAAAATTTATTGTAACGCCTGGCCAAAAGAATGATATTACCCAAGCAGAAGCCTTAACCTCTGATATAAAAAAGAGAATAGTGGTTGCTAATGCTAAAATCAAAGCATTTTATCTAGATGATTTTGCTTAAATTTTTTTCTATAACATAGTTGATTCAAATCAAGAAACTATAGCATCTCTTACAATTTTTTGTCTGAGAGTAGTACAATTCATAGGTTTTACTCCTCATTCCTTATATCAAACTTGAACTGTTTTTACTATATATTAGTTTTTGGTAACCATAATTAAAAATTCCTTATTTCCTTCCATACCAGTAATAGGGCTTTCTATAACTTCTTGTACACACCATCCATTTTGTTCATTAAACCAAGATTTAATACGATTAATAACAATTTGATGTAAATGAGCATCACGTACAATTCCTCCTTTACCAACTTCATCTTTAGCTACTTCAAACTGCGGTTTAATTAATGCAACTAATGTAGCTTGTTCCTTTGTTAATTTCATTGCGGCGTAAATTACTGTTGTTAATCCAATAAAACTTGCATCACATACTATTAAGTCCACTAGCTCAGGAATATGAGATGAAGTTAAATAACGCGCGTTTGTTCTTTCTAATAAATGTATTTTAGAATTATTTCTTAGCCGCCAATCAATTTCTCCATAAGCAACATCCACAGCATATACTTTATTTGCTCCATATTCTAATAATACTTGGGTAAATCCCCCTGTAGAACAACCAATATCTATAGCTATCATATTTTTGATCTCAAGATTAAAAATTTTTAATGCATGATCCAATTTGATTGCAGCACGTGAAACCCACTTATGATTTTTTGGCAGTTTTAACGTCAAATTAATGTCATCATAATATATACCACCAATTTTATTTAAGCATTTACCTTCATCTGTATAAACATATCCAGCCATTACTAATGCTAAAGCTGACTTCTCATCTTGAGCTAACCCTCTATTAATTAATATGTCAGATAATTTTTTTTTCATAACGTTTTTAAGCCTTTAGATTTTATCTAGAAATTATCCTATATATTTATATATAACTTTCTATCAATTTATTAATTTTTTCAAAGTAACTCTAAAAATTAATAAAATTCAAATCTATATTATGTTTACCATGTAATATCAATACATAAATATATAGATGGACTATTTTACTTTTATACAATTTATATATATAATAAAGGAATCCATTAGGATTGTTAAAAAATAAATAAGGTAGTTAACATGTCTACTCCAGATGATAACTTTACAAAGTTATCCAATAACCCTATAGAAGATTTATCTGGTATCGCTAAAGAGTCTGAAGATAAAACAGAGAATCTTAACCTATTATCCCAAGATGAAGCTATAAAACTCATACAGAATATGATAAATTCTGAGGATGAAAATAAAATATTGGCAAATTATCACTTCCATAATTTAGATTTAACCTCTATAGATCTAAGTACAAACTATATTATGTTTGACCAATGTTCGTTTAATGGCACAAAAGTTAATAGAAAAAGTTTTGAATATTTAATAAATTTAGCTCGCAGTGGAAAGGTTAACATTGAAGGTATTAACGTATCAAACACTGACTTATCAAAAAAGCATGTTGATAGGATAAATTTAGGGTTATCTGCTTATGTTCCTGTAAAAGCTAGTGGTACTAATTTGACTAATGCCAATTTTTCTAGATCTCAGCTAGAAGGTATGGAATTTAATAATTGTATCTTAGTAAATAGTAATTTTAGTGGAAGTAACGTAAAAAACGCCAGTTTTCATGAAGCAAACGTTGACATGGCAAATTTCAAAGGCAGTAATATTACCCCAGAACAAATAAGCGAAACAGAAAATTTTACAACAATCCGCCTAGATAATGCAGATTATATAAAATTTGCATTAATCATTTTAAAACAAAAGGCTGAAAAACTAAAAAAGAGTTTAGTGGTACAAAAAATAATGCATAAACTTAAATTTACGATTGCAAACGTTTTTTCAGACCATGATATGGATAATCAACTTGGTAAACAAGCTAGAAAAATTTTAGAGGAAAGAAAAGAAAAATCTTTATCTAATTCCCCTAAGAAACGTTAAGTTGTGTTTATACACGGACTTAGGGATATAGTAAGTTAAGTTGTATTTGAGACTAAGGCAGATAGAGCGAAGCCTAGAGATAGTAGGAGAACTTTGAGTTAACCGCGTCCGCAAGTTCAAATCAATTTACTATATAATAATATTTTAACCATCAATAGGTTATATTTTGAATCATAATAAAAATATTATTTTACGTCTTAAGGATTTTTATTCTGGCGATACAGGACAAAAAAACTATAACTGTATTAGTAATGCAATTTCTACTTTCTGGCATAATATTAAAAACGAAAAAATTTTAGGTATAGGATATACTGCAATTTATCTTAAAAATTTTCTTAACAATGATATTATTTCAGCCAGTCCCTTTTATCCTGATACATATTCTAATACTTTAAAAGAATATATAATTGATCCTAATGCTAATTTTATAGACTGTGCTATCGAAGAAGATGTTCTACCTTTGGCTAATAATTCTATTAATAGAATTATACTTGTACATTATTTGGAATATTCCACCAATATTCATCTTCTTATGAAAGAAGTATGGCGAATTCTTTCTCCAGGTGGAAAATTACTTATTATAGTACCTAACAAATTTAGCATATTATCATATGTAGAAAAAGATTTCTTTAAAACTTGTAAATCATTTAGTATAGGACAATTATATAATTTACTATACGACCATATGTTTGTCCCTACCCATACTAGTTCAGCCCTATTTGGTGTACCTAATTTTTACTCCACATTATTACCATTTCATTCTATAATTGAAAATACAGGACAAAAATCTTTACTACCGTTTGGAGGATTATTATTAATGGAATCTACTAAACTGATGTATATATCTAAACGAAACCTTGCAAATAATTCAAAAAAATTTATATTCAACACACACAGTTTGGGTACTCAAAATAATCGTAATAATATTACTTAACCAAGCTTTTTGCAACGAGTATAAACACATATAGTAAAAGATAGTTGAATATTGATTACTTAGCTCAAATAGAGCGAAGATACAAACCTACAGTTAGCTCTACTCTCAGACAAAAAATTGTAAGAGAAGCTATAATATAAGATATATCTTTTATGTCATTACCGAAAAAGCGCTAACTAGTAGTGTTTCAGGCTCATGAGATACCCGTTTTCACGGGTATGACATCATTTCTTGCTCATTATTTCACTTTTTTGTCCGAGAGTAGGACTAATTGCTAGGTAAACATTGATCGACGCCATATGCAAATTCAAATGTTTTTACTATAAACTATAAGGCAAGTTAGGTACATATAAGTCAGATTAATATTGGATAAATATTGTTATAATGTTATAGTAACAAGTTACTATAGTAAATTGATTTGAATCCAGGACGCGGTTAACTCAAAGCTCTCCTACTATTTGTAGGGTTCGCTTATCGCTCCTCGTCCCAAATACAACTTAATTTACTATAGCTTAATTTATTAATTATATAATAATAGAAATTTTATGGTTTTTGTATGGATAAAATAGAAGCATATAGTTATTTATTTACTGATAGCCTTATGGGAGGATTGCTTATTACCATGCATAATAGCTTTGTTTTCTATGTTATGAAGGTGTTTGGAAATTATTCAGATAAATTAATGCTATTATTTGCAGTATTGGGTAGTATAGTAGCTATAAGTTTAAATTGGGTATTTGGATATGTATTAAGATATTGTGAGCAGACGGAATATGTAATTAGCCGTGGTGAGCTTTATGAAAAAATTAAAAAATACTTTAATATAGCTTCTTACTTATTGTTGTGTATTAGTTTTGTACCAGTAGGTGGTGCTATTATTACTACTTTGTGTGGGTTATTGAGGATATCTTTTATACGTACTGTTATACTAGGTGGCGCAAGCTATTTTGGTTATTATTATTTTCAATTAACATAAAATAATTTTCTTTTATTTTAAAAAAAATTACAAATGTTATGCAGAAAATTTTCTTCTGCATAACAATAAAATATAGTGTGTTAAAATTCTATATGTTGATTTGAACTTTCACCAGTCATAGGTACTGAAGGAGTGATATTCTGCTCCGTTACATGAAGAGTATGCTCTTCAACTTGTGCGGTCTCTGGCGTAATCTCTACAGGAGCTGGTGTTTCAGCTGTAGTAGCTTCTACAGGAGCTTGTATTTCAACTGGAGTAGGTTCTGGCATAGGAGGTGCAGTTATCTCAATTTTAGCAGTTGGCATAGGAGGCGGAGTAATTTTTATTTCAACATGGCCGGTAAATTGCATAGGATCTTGAGGAGTTATTGTATCACTTTGTTCAGCTTCTGGTGCTGTATCTATAACAGACAGTGTCTCAGTGCTAGTAGGCTCTGGTGAAGGATTTTCAGTAGTATCTTTATTATTTTCTTCGATTGCTGTTAGGAAAGTCTTTACCACCATAAGAGTAGATTCTTCCAGTGGCTGGGATTTTAGCTCTAAAATTTTGTTTTTAACATCGCTAAAAACATCTTCAATTTTTTCTATATCATTTTCTAATGAAGCAATTTCATTTGGTTGAGCTTTATCCAAAATATTATTGATAAAGTCTGCGAATATTGTTTTTATACTTATTGCAGAAAGCATTATAGACTGAAAATTCTCTTCAGCATGTGGTATTACATGGGTTGCAAAAATAGGTAAAATATTAGTTATAATATTTTCAAGTAATTTTATTGATTCTAGTGATGTCATAGTTAAGGATATTGAATTAAACTTATTTAATTCATGGGAGCTAAAATCATTTAAATCTTTAAATATATTATAATCTATATTTTCAGATTTTGTCATGGAATTTGTCAAAGTATTTAAATTACCCAAAACCATTTTTAGATGAAGAATCTTATTTATTGCTTGTATAGTCTTGCTTTTTAAAACATTATTTTTTTCTGCTGAAATATTTGCTTCTGTGTTGTTAAAATTGTCATTATTGGCTGTAGAATCAGTCATAAAGGACTCCTTTTTATTATAAAAACATACATTGATAAATAATAAATTAATATTAATATTAATATTTATATTTTATTAATTATGTACACAAAATATTAAAGTTTAGAGATTTATTATAGCATAAAAGGCTTATCTTTTACAGACGTTTTCAATTTTCACTATAATTTGAAAAAGAAAAATAAGCGTTGTGGGAAAAAAGATATATATCATTAATATGTTATTTATATGTCATATAAATTCAATTTAATAGAATTTAAGTCTTGACCAATCTCTTAGTAAAATGTAAATACGCAATCTTTATAAAATATCGTCCCATAATAAAAGTGGTAATAAATAGTAAGGTGTATAAGTGCAATTAATATTCAATGATCAATCTAAGAAAGAAGCTTCTATAGAGGAAGAGATTATTAATCATCTAAGGCTAATACGTAGTGAAAACATTGGTCCAAAAAGTTTTATATCTTTAGTAGAATTATATGGTAGTGTTAAAAATGCAATTTTAGCAATCCCAGAATTATCAAAACGAGGGGGAAAAACTACTCCAATTAAGATCTGTAGCATTTCTAAAGCTGAAGAAGAATTAGAAAATGTTAGGAAAATTGGAGGACAAATTATATGTTATAAAAATACATCATATCCTAGTCAATTACTTACTATAGATGATTTTCCACCTGTGTTAACCATACTCGGAGATATTAATCTTTTTAATAATAAAATAATAGCTGTAGTTGGCTCACGTAATGCTTCTGCTAATGGACGTAATTTTGCCTATACTCTTGCCAAGGATTTAGCTGAACAAAAGATTATTACTGTATCTGGTTTAGCAAGAGGAATTGATACAGCAGCTCATAATGGTGCTTTAGAAAACTATACTACAATAGCTGTTATTGCAGGAGGAATAGATAATATTTATCCCCCGGAAAATAAAGAATTATATTCTCAAA
Encoded here:
- a CDS encoding SAM-dependent methyltransferase, which translates into the protein MNHNKNIILRLKDFYSGDTGQKNYNCISNAISTFWHNIKNEKILGIGYTAIYLKNFLNNDIISASPFYPDTYSNTLKEYIIDPNANFIDCAIEEDVLPLANNSINRIILVHYLEYSTNIHLLMKEVWRILSPGGKLLIIVPNKFSILSYVEKDFFKTCKSFSIGQLYNLLYDHMFVPTHTSSALFGVPNFYSTLLPFHSIIENTGQKSLLPFGGLLLMESTKLMYISKRNLANNSKKFIFNTHSLGTQNNRNNIT
- the smf gene encoding DNA processing protein DprA is translated as MQLIFNDQSKKEASIEEEIINHLRLIRSENIGPKSFISLVELYGSVKNAILAIPELSKRGGKTTPIKICSISKAEEELENVRKIGGQIICYKNTSYPSQLLTIDDFPPVLTILGDINLFNNKIIAVVGSRNASANGRNFAYTLAKDLAEQKIITVSGLARGIDTAAHNGALENYTTIAVIAGGIDNIYPPENKELYSQIAQKGAIVAELPYGSVPRGQNFPQRNRIISGLSHGVVVVEASFGSGSLITARMALEQNREVFAVPGFPLDPRCKGTNHLIKQGAKLVESAKDIIEEINFTDHINVSYIRESNPASFHAACYNIDENELLKARIEVKSLLNASPIDINDIVKMLNFAPQTILTVILELAGKVERIKGNKISLKF